A genomic region of Alicyclobacillus sp. SO9 contains the following coding sequences:
- a CDS encoding 4Fe-4S binding protein — MKRTHMLHPSRRLRLLRYVSQGIVVLVIAYLGLRHQATGGGPRGSAPIDSYCVFGGLETFWTFITTGTFLAKTNLSNIVLLVSVVLLTLLTGASFCSWICPLGTIQDVLAGFGKKIFGRTFLPSPRLDKYLRHLRFASLLLILYFTIRLGSLWFADYDPFKAIFHFSFETLLPIFLIAGFVVLSILSERFWCKYLCPLGAFFSLFSRLSLFKLKRNPDSCKSCNLCNRSCPMGLNVAQANVLSDGQCIKCLNCIQSCPLDGALSLETKRR; from the coding sequence GTGAAACGGACACACATGCTCCACCCGTCCAGACGTTTACGCTTGCTGCGGTACGTCTCCCAAGGGATTGTAGTCCTGGTTATTGCTTACCTGGGACTTCGTCACCAGGCCACGGGAGGGGGCCCCCGCGGGTCTGCACCCATCGACAGCTATTGCGTCTTTGGAGGTCTCGAAACATTCTGGACATTCATCACCACCGGTACATTTTTGGCAAAAACCAACCTCTCCAACATTGTCCTTCTAGTCTCAGTTGTGCTTTTGACCCTCCTTACAGGTGCCAGTTTTTGCAGCTGGATTTGCCCTCTTGGAACGATTCAAGATGTGCTGGCGGGATTCGGAAAGAAAATCTTTGGCAGAACTTTTTTGCCCAGTCCCCGTTTGGACAAATACTTGCGCCACTTACGCTTTGCTTCTCTGTTGTTAATTTTGTATTTCACAATACGACTTGGTTCACTCTGGTTTGCAGATTACGACCCTTTTAAAGCGATATTTCACTTCTCCTTCGAAACCCTGCTGCCAATCTTCCTGATTGCCGGATTCGTTGTCCTGTCAATTCTGTCGGAACGGTTTTGGTGTAAGTACCTCTGCCCTCTTGGGGCCTTCTTCTCACTGTTTTCCAGATTGAGCTTGTTTAAACTCAAGAGAAATCCCGACTCGTGTAAATCATGCAACCTTTGCAACCGCTCCTGCCCCATGGGACTGAATGTGGCTCAAGCAAATGTCCTCAGTGACGGACAATGTATTAAGTGCCTGAACTGCATCCAGTCGTGCCCGTTAGATGGCGCGCTCTCGTTGGAGACGAAACGGAGATGA
- a CDS encoding sigma-70 family RNA polymerase sigma factor: protein MLSPMALGIAALFQDITLVTGYVHQSFPQPLSKERERECFERWQNGDRDAYQELIEHNLRLVAHVAKKFDTSGIDHDDLISIGTVGLIKAVETYQPTKGTKFATYAARCIQNEN, encoded by the coding sequence TTGCTATCACCCATGGCTCTCGGCATTGCAGCGTTGTTTCAGGATATTACCCTTGTGACCGGTTACGTCCATCAGTCTTTTCCTCAGCCCCTCAGTAAGGAACGAGAACGTGAATGCTTTGAACGATGGCAGAATGGAGACCGTGACGCCTATCAGGAACTGATAGAGCATAATCTGCGTCTCGTAGCACACGTCGCAAAGAAGTTTGATACGTCCGGGATTGATCACGATGATTTAATTTCCATCGGCACCGTTGGCCTCATCAAAGCGGTAGAAACCTACCAGCCAACAAAGGGAACGAAATTTGCAACTTATGCCGCACGGTGCATTCAGAATGAGAATTGA
- a CDS encoding SGNH/GDSL hydrolase family protein, whose amino-acid sequence MFRYTALGDSITAGFGASSPTLAYPALVVKETAAVRRAFASNQILAEAGWNSEALLSALTANSALPLTQSSAITIWVGGDDLVDAGFAILSGSSRSIIKTTLVQYGKDIAAMTAAIKGVSRTPVVLCTQYNPFPNSPMAVEAIAALNSVTREVSAKLGTGLAPADAWFEGRQPELIAGYTTGKLEDVLVRHKAPIHPNNLGHRVIASNLAPILAS is encoded by the coding sequence ATGTTTCGATATACAGCGCTGGGTGATTCCATTACGGCTGGGTTCGGAGCTTCAAGTCCGACTTTGGCTTATCCGGCTTTAGTCGTAAAAGAAACTGCCGCAGTACGAAGGGCATTTGCGTCCAATCAGATTCTTGCAGAAGCGGGTTGGAACAGTGAAGCGCTGCTCTCCGCCCTGACAGCCAACTCCGCTCTGCCGCTCACTCAGTCAAGTGCCATTACCATCTGGGTAGGCGGGGACGATTTGGTTGATGCAGGATTTGCAATTTTAAGCGGATCGTCAAGATCCATTATTAAGACCACATTGGTTCAGTACGGAAAGGACATTGCCGCTATGACGGCTGCAATTAAAGGTGTGAGCAGAACTCCTGTCGTGCTGTGTACCCAATACAACCCCTTTCCGAACAGCCCGATGGCTGTTGAAGCAATTGCTGCTTTAAACAGTGTTACGAGAGAGGTCAGTGCAAAGCTTGGCACTGGACTAGCGCCGGCGGACGCATGGTTTGAAGGACGTCAACCAGAACTGATTGCCGGCTACACAACCGGGAAACTTGAGGATGTGTTAGTGCGGCACAAGGCGCCTATTCATCCAAACAACCTGGGGCATCGTGTAATCGCAAGCAACTTAGCGCCGATTCTTGCATCCTAA
- the rnz gene encoding ribonuclease Z has protein sequence MDLVFLGTGAGIPSPTRNVTSIVLRMPQERQSIWMFDCGEGTQQQILKYPVKLHQLEKLFVTHMHGDHVFGIPGLLTSRSSQGAVSPLTVYGPEGIKAFIQTAMETSFSHLGYDLDVHEITTSGIVTEDHHAIVTADFLQHNVPCLGYRVEERPQLGSLQADRLKELGLKPGPEYGLLKQGHNVTLPDGRTILSKDVVSPPHPGQVVTILGDTSYTETSIALANKANVLVHESTFGDEAAQLAAKYMHATASDAGKVANQAKVKHLILTHISQRYDSKTVSMLKSQAEQNFPHVTIAADGLIVPVAQKP, from the coding sequence ATGGATTTGGTTTTTCTTGGAACCGGAGCAGGAATACCTTCGCCAACTCGGAATGTAACATCCATTGTGTTACGCATGCCCCAAGAACGTCAGAGTATTTGGATGTTTGACTGCGGCGAGGGAACACAGCAACAAATCCTGAAGTATCCTGTCAAACTTCATCAATTGGAAAAACTGTTTGTGACCCATATGCACGGCGATCACGTTTTTGGCATTCCAGGCCTGCTCACCAGCCGCTCCTCACAAGGTGCGGTGTCACCTTTGACCGTTTACGGGCCAGAGGGCATCAAGGCCTTTATCCAAACAGCTATGGAAACAAGCTTTAGCCATCTTGGTTACGACCTTGATGTTCACGAAATCACGACATCTGGTATCGTAACTGAAGACCATCACGCTATTGTCACGGCGGACTTTCTTCAGCACAACGTACCATGTCTCGGCTACCGTGTCGAGGAACGCCCGCAGCTCGGAAGTCTTCAGGCAGACCGCCTGAAGGAACTGGGGTTAAAACCTGGACCGGAGTATGGTCTGCTCAAACAAGGTCATAATGTGACCCTGCCTGACGGCAGAACAATTTTGTCCAAGGATGTAGTCTCACCGCCACATCCGGGACAGGTGGTCACTATCCTCGGAGATACAAGTTACACAGAAACGTCCATTGCGTTGGCGAACAAAGCCAATGTTTTAGTCCACGAATCCACCTTTGGTGATGAAGCAGCACAACTGGCTGCCAAGTACATGCATGCCACTGCTTCTGATGCAGGCAAAGTTGCAAATCAGGCCAAAGTCAAGCATTTGATCCTCACGCACATCAGTCAGCGATACGACAGCAAAACCGTTTCTATGCTAAAATCACAAGCTGAACAAAACTTTCCTCACGTCACGATAGCTGCAGACGGCCTCATCGTTCCAGTTGCGCAAAAGCCTTGA
- a CDS encoding D-glycerate dehydrogenase, whose product MNDSVYLTRKLPQTIVDFLSRHYNVRTYPKEETAVPYYQLIEDVKGTSAILSLLTDKIDDTVMDAAGPSLSIIANMAVGYDNIDLQAAKERSIVVTTTPDILTETTADLGFALLLAAARRIPQAERVLREGRWQTWSPMFLTGQEVYGKTIGIIGLGRIGEAVARRAKGFGMRLLYHNRSRKIAAERSLGAEYTDLMTLMSESDYVVVLVPLTNETKGLIGKKQINAMKANAVFVNIARGDVVDETALYEALSENKIWGAGLDVFTDEPISTQHPFLTLDNVVLVPHIGSAGIETRMKMAMLAAQNIHAVLSGKPPLTPLQLS is encoded by the coding sequence TTGAATGACAGTGTATACCTTACCCGTAAACTTCCGCAAACCATCGTGGATTTTTTATCCCGGCACTACAATGTCCGCACCTATCCAAAGGAAGAAACTGCTGTACCTTATTATCAACTGATTGAGGATGTGAAAGGCACAAGTGCAATTCTCAGTCTGCTCACAGACAAAATTGATGACACTGTGATGGATGCAGCAGGTCCGTCCTTAAGCATCATTGCAAACATGGCTGTGGGGTATGACAACATCGACCTGCAGGCTGCAAAAGAGCGAAGTATTGTTGTTACGACCACACCGGACATTTTGACTGAGACCACCGCCGATCTCGGTTTTGCACTCCTCCTTGCCGCTGCCCGCCGCATTCCGCAGGCAGAAAGGGTGCTGCGTGAAGGCCGGTGGCAGACGTGGAGTCCAATGTTTTTGACGGGTCAAGAGGTCTATGGCAAGACCATTGGCATCATCGGTCTGGGCAGAATCGGTGAAGCAGTGGCACGGCGTGCCAAAGGTTTTGGAATGCGTCTGTTGTACCACAACCGCAGTCGGAAAATAGCTGCGGAACGAAGTTTGGGAGCCGAGTATACAGACTTGATGACACTCATGTCTGAAAGTGACTATGTCGTGGTGCTGGTACCTCTCACCAATGAAACCAAAGGACTGATTGGCAAAAAGCAGATTAATGCCATGAAGGCCAATGCGGTTTTTGTAAACATCGCGCGCGGAGACGTGGTTGATGAAACCGCTCTTTATGAGGCGCTCTCAGAAAACAAAATATGGGGAGCAGGATTGGACGTCTTTACAGATGAGCCCATTTCCACTCAGCATCCTTTTCTGACGCTGGATAATGTAGTGTTAGTTCCGCATATTGGATCGGCTGGTATTGAGACGCGCATGAAAATGGCCATGCTTGCGGCTCAGAACATTCATGCCGTGTTAAGCGGCAAACCGCCTTTGACACCGCTGCAGCTATCCTAA
- the iadA gene encoding beta-aspartyl-peptidase translates to MAMFTLIRNADVYAPKHLGKKDVLVVGRQIAVIDDNLGFLTEGYGADLDIEVFDAKGMYLFPGLIDQHVHMAGGGGEGGFHYRTPEIALSHITTAGVTTLVGVLGTDGVTRATSELLAKANGLDFEGVTTYIYCGAYQVPTRTITGTPRSDIVLIDKVIGVGEIAIADTRSSHPSEQELAELASEARVGGLLGGKAGVLHLHVGDDDTKLSILFELAKRTELPKTMFVPTHVNRNPDLLEDAVRWGQAGGIVDVTSGIRPDKHDNISVKPSKAIKKLLENGVPPHHITMSSDSNGSSPIFDDSGKLVAMGIGSIATLWEETRDTIVEEGIDIETAVSIVTKHVARLLKLGHKGAVKKGMDADLMLTDDKFQIQHVFAKGRLVVEDGKPVVFGTYENVHTVPGSPGSKSEAGKEDKDRGRTMLDSEEDDPDDFPDMDERQHKSRSRNYCC, encoded by the coding sequence ATGGCTATGTTTACATTAATTAGAAATGCGGATGTATACGCACCAAAACACCTAGGTAAGAAAGACGTACTTGTGGTCGGGCGGCAGATTGCTGTCATTGACGATAATTTAGGTTTCCTCACAGAGGGATATGGTGCTGACCTCGATATTGAAGTGTTCGATGCAAAGGGCATGTACCTCTTCCCCGGTTTGATTGACCAGCACGTACACATGGCGGGCGGCGGCGGAGAAGGCGGGTTTCACTATCGGACACCGGAAATTGCTCTGTCGCACATTACAACGGCGGGTGTGACGACGCTCGTTGGTGTTCTGGGTACCGATGGCGTGACCCGGGCCACAAGCGAATTGTTGGCAAAAGCCAATGGACTCGATTTTGAGGGAGTTACTACATACATCTACTGTGGTGCCTATCAGGTGCCTACGAGAACCATTACGGGGACACCGAGATCGGATATTGTGTTAATCGACAAAGTGATTGGTGTCGGTGAAATCGCCATTGCGGATACGCGCTCCAGTCATCCTAGCGAGCAGGAGTTGGCTGAACTGGCCAGTGAAGCTAGAGTTGGAGGCCTCCTGGGCGGAAAGGCCGGAGTGCTGCACCTTCATGTCGGAGACGATGACACGAAGTTATCGATTCTGTTTGAACTGGCGAAAAGAACAGAACTGCCGAAGACCATGTTTGTTCCAACCCATGTCAACCGCAATCCAGACTTGCTGGAAGACGCAGTGCGCTGGGGCCAAGCCGGAGGTATTGTCGATGTCACTTCAGGCATCCGTCCTGACAAACACGACAATATTTCCGTGAAGCCCTCAAAAGCTATCAAAAAGCTCCTTGAAAACGGGGTCCCCCCGCACCACATTACCATGAGTTCAGACAGCAATGGCAGTTCACCCATCTTTGATGACTCTGGAAAGCTGGTTGCAATGGGGATTGGTTCCATTGCAACGCTCTGGGAGGAGACGCGGGACACCATTGTTGAGGAAGGAATTGACATTGAAACGGCCGTCTCAATTGTAACCAAACACGTGGCACGACTTCTGAAACTTGGACACAAGGGAGCTGTGAAAAAAGGAATGGACGCAGACCTAATGCTGACCGATGACAAGTTTCAAATTCAACACGTCTTTGCCAAAGGCCGCCTGGTAGTTGAAGACGGTAAGCCAGTTGTTTTTGGTACCTACGAAAATGTCCATACGGTACCCGGCTCACCGGGAAGCAAGAGTGAGGCAGGCAAGGAAGACAAGGACAGAGGACGGACCATGCTCGACTCGGAAGAGGACGATCCCGATGATTTTCCGGACATGGACGAACGCCAGCACAAAAGCCGTTCTCGAAACTACTGCTGTTGA
- the yfbR gene encoding 5'-deoxynucleotidase produces the protein MNSVFLALLHRLRSTNRWSGMVSVQSEDVAQHSFGVAVIAHMLCEIEKEVFGNRLKTEDVLAAALLHDATEAILTDVIAPVKKYSPEVEDAFHHLESVAQVQMIKSLPKELQSVYQQHMSRNDAEIDAYVHAADKLDALCKCKMELRRGNPDFRIAAEQIEQSLETYAERMPSVRYFMDIFLPAFDYSIDEYRYLQGRDGDASLSRGED, from the coding sequence ATGAATAGTGTGTTTCTAGCGTTACTCCATCGACTTCGTTCGACAAATAGGTGGAGTGGTATGGTGTCTGTGCAATCCGAAGACGTAGCACAGCATTCATTTGGGGTTGCAGTGATTGCGCATATGTTGTGTGAAATTGAAAAAGAGGTCTTCGGAAACCGCCTCAAAACAGAGGATGTTCTGGCTGCTGCATTACTTCACGACGCGACAGAAGCCATTTTAACGGATGTCATTGCACCCGTAAAAAAATACAGTCCGGAGGTGGAAGACGCGTTTCATCATCTTGAATCCGTGGCACAGGTTCAAATGATAAAGTCTTTACCGAAGGAACTTCAGTCCGTGTATCAGCAACATATGTCACGTAATGACGCGGAGATAGATGCATATGTTCATGCAGCAGATAAACTGGACGCACTGTGCAAATGTAAAATGGAATTGCGTCGCGGCAATCCAGACTTTCGTATCGCTGCCGAACAAATTGAGCAATCACTAGAGACCTACGCCGAGAGGATGCCATCCGTTCGCTATTTTATGGATATTTTTCTACCGGCTTTCGACTACAGCATTGATGAATATCGCTATCTGCAGGGGCGGGACGGTGATGCAAGTCTGTCCAGGGGCGAGGATTGA
- a CDS encoding lipopolysaccharide assembly LapA domain-containing protein has translation MRWKVIGLIVFAIIIAVFTLDNTTSVDVNFIFVTATTKLIFVILLSVLLGMILMAILWSLRAWKLRSQMVALKKQLAKAEDELKGLKQGETEKLGEKQVSAEGTHQGDNEQRADEDETEVRTASEQEDEKKDNDTSVLPNNQSLNKESSSDADFDNDNRP, from the coding sequence ATGAGGTGGAAAGTCATCGGTTTGATTGTTTTTGCAATTATTATTGCAGTTTTTACGCTGGATAACACAACATCAGTAGATGTAAATTTCATTTTTGTCACGGCCACAACCAAACTGATTTTTGTTATCCTGCTGTCTGTATTATTGGGTATGATCCTGATGGCCATTCTGTGGTCCCTGCGCGCGTGGAAACTTAGGAGTCAGATGGTTGCTCTCAAGAAACAGTTGGCCAAGGCGGAAGATGAACTGAAAGGTCTGAAACAAGGAGAAACAGAAAAGCTTGGAGAAAAGCAGGTGAGTGCTGAGGGTACTCATCAGGGCGACAATGAACAGAGAGCTGATGAAGATGAAACTGAAGTACGGACGGCGTCCGAGCAGGAAGACGAGAAGAAGGACAATGACACGTCTGTCCTTCCCAACAACCAGTCTTTGAACAAGGAATCCTCGTCTGACGCGGACTTTGACAATGACAATCGGCCATAA